A segment of the Candidatus Poribacteria bacterium genome:
CGCAATCCTGACGGACGCCCCTATAAGGAACATTTCACCGATGTTCGGGATATTGTCCAAGGATTGGTGTTAGGGATTGAAAAGGATGCTGCTGTCGGTGAAGAATTCACGCTCGGCGGAAACGGCATCTTCAAGCATGAAGAGGTGATTCCATACCTATGTGAACGTTACCAGATGGATTCTGTTGATGTGCAACTCCCCCAACCCCTGTATTTTGAGTTTGATTTAAGCAAGATCAAAACGCTATTGGACTTTGAACCACAACACGATTTAGCAAGTATCCTCGATGCTGCTGAAGCGATGCGCCGCGGTGAAGATGTGGGCATCATTCCGACGGGCGTTCGATGGACTTAATTTTTAATTTTACCTTGCGGAGGAACGAGGGACAGAGAAACTATCAAGTGCCTCTCTTAAATCCGCCTGCGACGTTGTTGCAGGCTAACCGTAGGATTATAAGGAAGTCCTAAACCTGATGTTTTGGAGTTCGTTGATCGTGAAAATCTATCTTGGCGTATCCTCACTTTCCTTATTTGTTTTTACCTGCCTGATGCTCAGCTGCACCAAGACGCCGGTCGCGCCGACGCTGCAGGTCTCATCAAGCACGAAACATCTCGATCGGTATATCAATGCCGTGCTTAAGCGGGAAGGTATCCAACCCTCAAAGATGTCGGAAGATGCTGAGTTTTTGCGTCGGGTTCATCTCGATTTGACAGGAAAAATCCCAACGCCTGAAGAGGTCTTGGATTTTCTCAAGGACGGCTCTTCAAATAAACGGCAAAGAAAGATCCGGGAACTGTTAACGAGTAATGCCTATCTCGACTATTGGACACGGTTATGGGTGAACTGGTTAATCGGTAGGCGCGAAGATGGCGATGATCGACGCATCGGGTTAACGTATTGGGTCCATGATGCCTTGACCAA
Coding sequences within it:
- a CDS encoding DUF1549 domain-containing protein, with protein sequence MFWSSLIVKIYLGVSSLSLFVFTCLMLSCTKTPVAPTLQVSSSTKHLDRYINAVLKREGIQPSKMSEDAEFLRRVHLDLTGKIPTPEEVLDFLKDGSSNKRQRKIRELLTSNAYLDYWTRLWVNWLIGRREDGDDRRIGLTYWVHDALTKNIPYNQFVQELISADGELRDNGAGNYILRYERSPVFLTSQTSRLFLGLPMQCAECHDHKTEIWSQEDYYGMAAFFTGIESQRKGNIQTMDRVGNERRMDNFLITNKAT